From the candidate division WOR-3 bacterium genome, one window contains:
- a CDS encoding membrane dipeptidase → CQLVSPDHAALGSDFDGFSGALPGLEDVTKMGAIGAGLRRRGFAEADIAKIAGLNFVRVWDAVAAKSG, encoded by the coding sequence TGCCAGCTTGTCAGCCCGGACCACGCCGCGCTGGGGTCAGACTTCGACGGGTTCAGCGGCGCACTTCCCGGGCTCGAGGATGTGACGAAGATGGGTGCGATTGGAGCGGGCCTGCGCAGACGCGGGTTTGCCGAGGCCGATATCGCGAAGATCGCGGGCCTCAATTTCGTGCGCGTCTGGGACGCAGTCGCGGCCAAGTCGGGTTGA